From the Chryseobacterium fluminis genome, the window AACGATATCAGACAGTGTCAGTTCGGTTTTTACGGTTTCTTCATTTTTTTTCCGGGCAGATTTTGCCCGTACTCTGTATTTCTTAGAAAGATCACTGAGATAATCATCAAAGTTTTTCCAGGTCTCTCTCAGGATCAGCATCATATTGGGCTGAACAGAAAACCTTACATACGGCTTATATTTTTCACCTTTAAAATGGGTTATGAAACGGGCCTGATAATCTTTATAAATGATAAGGGAGGTTTTTCTGATTTCTTTTTGCATCTTATCACACGCATCACTTAAAAGACGAATCGTCTGACCGGAGTCAATTTTTTGAGGATTGAAGTAAAACCCGTTCTGCCCGGTCAGCATATTATTGCCTAAGATCATCACGTCACGGCTCAGTTTCTTTGCAAAAAAGTTTCTGATCGTATACCCGACTTCATTTTTCTGAAATGTGGCATGAGCGTAAAAATCAAGATACTGAAACAGAGCTCCTCCGATCAATTCTTCATTCTGAAAAAACCCCATCAGAAAACAGTCCATATTTTCAGGAGAAGACATTTCAAGCGCCTGAAAATACTCTTTTGAAAGCATGATATTGTAATCTCCGACAACAGTATTCCAGTTTTCCGGCAAATGGGAAGCGGTGTGGTAAATTTTTAATTTATATAACATAAAAGATAGATAAATATAGCATATCTGCTGCTACTTTACAACATGAATATTACAGCAATAAGGACTCTGCAAATTCGATTTAGCAGTGCGTTAGGATTTAAAATCAATATTTATCCAGACATTGAATGAAAAATCTGCTGAATAATCCGGAATGACTTCTCAGTCTCACTGATTCCGTCATATATCATTTTCAGAACTATTGGTGAGGCCTCCAAAGCCAGAGCAAATACTGGAATCATCAGGTACAGAACAACAGGAAATTTTCGTTTCAGGGAAAATTCTTTAATCATTGCATTCCATATCACTTTCATTCTTTCTCTTTCATGACATAAAATAAGGAAACACAGGATAAAGTACAGAGCAAATCTGTTTACAAATGCTACAGCCATGCCTTCCGGCATAAAAGTGATATCCATCAGAATAATATTGGCGGCAATAGGAATAAAAAAGAGAACTCCCAGGATTACGGTCCTGTGGAAAAGTAATAACAGGCCGGTGATGATCTGAAGAACTCCCACAACAGATTTAAAAGGCTCGTGATCAAATAAGTACCACATCACCCGGAATAAAGATAAATCTTTGATCGGCACAGACATTTCCTTTGCTGAAATACCAAACTGCCCGCCCTCGGTTAATTTTCCAGACCCGTAAAGTATAAAGATCGCAGCCAGTAAAAATCTGGAGACCAGAATAAAATATTCCCAGTATTTTTCTCTTGGGACAGATCCTAATTTTGTTGTCATGATTATCGTTTTTTAGTAATGGTTTATTTAAAAGGTTTCTGGTTACATTTTCGTACTTTTGCGGCTCAATCGAAATTATAAATCAAACTACTCTATTCTAATGAATTACGTTTCTGTCGAAAATCTTACCAAATCTTACGGGATCAAAGTATTGTTCGAAAATGTCTCTTTTCACGTTAATGAAGGTGACAAAATAGCCATCGTTGCCAAAAACGGAAGCGGAAAGTCTACCCTCTTAAAAATATTAATGGGGAAGGAAATTGCAGACAGCGGAAATGTGATGATCAATAAAGATATCCAGGTTGTCCTGTTTGATCAGGAAATAGATTTTGATCCTGATCTTACGATTGATGAATTTATGATGACTCTGGATTCCGCACCGATCCTGGCTCTGAAAAACTATCATAAGTCACTGCATTCGACAGACCATGATTTTATTGAAAAGGCATTGTCTGAAATGGAAGCTCATAAAGCCTGGGATCTTGAAAATGAAATGAAACAAATTCTTTCCCAGCTTAAAATAACGGACCTTGAGGCCAGAATGGGAACGCTTTCCGGAGGTCAGATCAAACGTGTGGCTTTGGCAAAGTTACTGACGGAAACAAGAGCCGAACACCGCCATACTTTACTAATTATGGATGAGCCTACCAACCACCTTGATGTGGAAATGGTGGAATGGCTGGAAAGCTATCTGAGCAAAGCAAAAATAACCTTACTCCTGGTAACGCACGACCGTTATTTTCTGGATGCAGTCTGTGGGATCATCTGGGAAATGGAAGATAAAAACCTATATGTTCATAACGGTTCATATGCTACCTATCTAGAAAATAAAATGATCCGGGAGGATAATATGAATGCCACGATTGATAAGGCCAACAATCTCTACAGAAAAGAACTGGAATGGATGCGCAGACAGCCTAAGGCAAGAACGACAAAATCCAAATCGAGAATCGATGATTTTTACGAAACTGAAAAGATCGCTAAAACCGATACCCGGAAAGAATCGTTAGAGCTTGATTTCGAAATGAAAAGGCTCGGGAACAAAATTTTAGAACTCAGGAACATTTCCAAAAGTTATGGAGACAAATTACTGTTGAAAGATTTCAGCTATCAGTTTCAGCGTGGCGAAAAAGTAGGGATTGTAGGAAAAAACGGTGCCGGAAAATCTACGCTGTTAAATATTATCCAGGGCCTGGAGCCAAAAGATTCAGGGGAAATAGAAACGGGAGAAACTATTAAATTCGGATATTTTTCACAAAAAGGTCTTCAATACAAAGAAGACGAAAGGGTAATCGACTTCATTAAAGAAATTTCTGAAAATTTTCCTTTGGCAAACGGCAGAACGATTTCGGCCTCGCAGTTTCTGAGATTGTTTTTATTTGATGACCAGACCCAATATTCTCCGATTTCAAAACTTTCGGGTGGTGAAAAAAGAAGACTTCATCTGATGTATATTCTGTATCAGAATCCTAACTTTCTGATATTTGATGAACCTACCAATGATCTGGACCTTCCGACGCTTACCGTACTGGAAAATTTCCTGCTTAATTTCCAGGGAAGCTTAATTATTGTTTCCCACGACAGGTATTTTATGGACAGAATTGTGGATCATATTTTAGCCTTCGAGGGAGACGGGAAAATTAAAGATTTTATCGGTAATTTCTCCGAGTACCGCGAAGCAAAGAGCAAAGAAGAGGCACTGGGAAAGACAACCGCCTCAAAACCTGAACCGGTAAAGGAAAATATTACTCCTGTGCCACCTGCAGCAAAAAAGAAAAAACTTTCTTTTAAGGAACAGCGCGAACTGGAGATGATCGAAAAAGAAATGCCTGAGCTTGAAGAAAAACGTGCGAAAATTCTGGATCAGCTCAATAATGAAAGTGATTATGAAAAAATTGCCACCCTTTCAGCACAGTTAGAAGATATCTCTGAAAACCTTGAAAGCCATGAAATGAGATGGATTGAACTTCAGGAAGCTTTAGGAGAAGGATAAAAAAGTGATGAGTGATGAGTTATAAATGATAAGTTGTTTTACAATAAAATATAACTCATCACTCATAACTCATCACTCATCACTCATAACTTATAACTCAAAACTTATCACTCATCACTAACCCAAGCTTATTACCCTTTGAGCATTCGAACTTTCCAAAGCAGCTTCTATAATTTTCATATTCTGAATAATTTCTTCCGCAGGTGAAGGCAGATAATACCCGAATACCATATGCTCGTAGATATTCTGGTAATAATTCATGTAATTTCCCGGTTCACTGGAGGTCAGCAGTCTTTCCGTTTCTGAATGATCGTTGATATAATTCAGGATCCCGTCTGATTCACTCAGTGGATTCATCCAGTCCTGTCCATATAAAGGGACGGCCCCTGTAACCAGTTCATTTTCCTGGTTATCACTTCTTTCCTGTAAAAAACTTCCTTTGTCACCATGAACGGTATAGGCATAATGGGCTTCTTTACTGAATACTGAAGATTTTAATCTTACCCGTAAGCCATTTTCATAATACAGGATAATCTCAAAATAATCATTGGCAAATTCTTTTCCTTTCATGGAGAATACATCTGCAAATAGCTTTTCTGGGAATCCGAAATACTGTACGGCCTGATCGACCAGGTGTGCTCCCAGATCGTGGAGAGCTCCTGAACCTGTAGCTTCCGGATCTTCTTTATGAGCCTTCCCGCTGGCGGTTGTACGGAACCGGTCGAAACGGATCTCAGCTTCTTTAATATGACCGAGTCTATTTTCATTAATTACTTTCTGAACCTGCAGAAAGTCCCGGTCAAACCTTCTGTTCTGATAAACACTTAAAAAAAGTCCTTTTTCTTCCGCCAGCCGTACAAGCTCCTCCGCTTCAGAAACATTTACGGTAAAAGGTTTTTCAACAATTACATTTTTACCGGCTTCCAAAGCCATTTTTACATATTCAAAATGAGTCTGAACCGGCGTATTTACAATCACCAACTCGATATCTGCGCTCTGAAGCATATCTTCTACGGAACGGTAGATATCGGCATCGGGATATTTCTCCTTTGAATCTTCCCTGCTTCTCTCTACAACTGCAGATATAAAAAATCCGGGATGTTCTTTTAAAAATGGAGCATGAAAAATTTTTCCGCTCATCCCGAAAGCACATAAACCAACTTTTACTAATTGCATAATTTTATTTTTAACAAATATATTTATAAAAAAAATTTTAAAGGATAATCTACAGTATCAATAGACTTAAATGCTACAATTCCAAATAAATGATAAATATCAGAATTTTATTTTGAATTATTCTAAATAACATGCTATATTAGCACCTTATTTAAACACATTCTAAATAACATAAAATGAAAAAAGATCTAATGACTGTAGGGTTATTGCTTTCGGCAATATGCTTTACTGCACAAATGAAAAAAACAGAGACCGATACCATCAGAATTCAGACGATCGAGGATGTGAATCTTCATAAAACCGGAAATCCTAACAAAGCCAAACCATTATCTACAAAGTCCAATCTCACAGTGATGGAAACACCACAGCCGATTGCTATTGTTACGCACGAGATCATAGAGCAGCAACAGGCCAGACAATTGAGTGATGTCATTAAAAACGTAAACGGAATCTATATTACCTCTTCCAGAGGAGGCTCACAGGACAGTTTCGGAGGACGTGGTTTTACATTCGGAAATGATAATATATTCAAGAACGGTTCTCGGGTGAGCAGCGGCGTCTTTCCTGAAGTGACGGGTCTGGAAAGAGTGGAAGTGCTAAAAGGTGCCAACGCCATGCTTTATGGAAACGTTGGTCCCGGCGGCATTGTCAATCTGATCACCAAAAAACCGAAATTCGAATTTGGAGGCACCTTGGGTTTTAGTGCAGGAAGCTGGAATTCATACAAACCTACGGTTGACATTTACAGCCCATTGTCTAAAAATGTTGCGGTACGGGTAAATGGAGCCTACGAATATGCGGAGAGCTTCAGAGATCTTGTAAAATCTAAAAAAAATTACTTAAATCCATCATTTCTTTTCAATCTGAGTGAAAATACGCAGCTGATTGTAGAAGGCGATTATCTATATCATAATTTTACGCCCGATTTCGGGATTGGAAGCGTTGTAGATGATGCAACAGGAATCTCAAGACTGGCAACGGAAATCAGCCGAAATCAGTTTCTGGGAACAGACTGGCAATACCAGACCACCCAACAGGCCACGACGGATGTTATCTTAAATCATAAGTTTAATAAAAACTGGGCACTGAATGCGGTAGCTTCCTATCAGAATTACACGAAAGATTATTTTTCGACAGAGCGGATCCGCTGGATTTATAATTCAAAAGACAATAATTTCAATCCTGCATGGACAAGGCCTGTCGGAAAAACCTATAATGAGCAGAATTATACTTCGTTACAGATTAATTTAAATGGTGAGTTTAAAACCGGAAATATCCACCACAAACTATTGGTAGGTACCGATGGAGATTATAGTCAGGCTGATACTCAAAATTTCAAATTAAGCACAACCACATTAGACAAATTCTTTCTTAATGATCCCTCGACATGGATAAATGAGGCTCCAATGCCTGCTTCGGATAAGACATTCCGAAGAAGAATATCCACCCGCAGATTCGGATTGTATGCGCAGGATCTTGTAGAATTAACGAAATCTTTAAAGGTACTGGCAGGGGTGCGGTACTCTTATCTGACGAATGGGGAATCTTCAGACAAAATCTTTATGCCCGGCTTTACTCCTCCTGCAGCCAGTGCAAAAACCGAAGATCATGCTTTTTCTCCAAAAGCCGGTATTATTTATAATCCGAATGATAACATCTCGGTTTTCGCCACCTACACCAATTCATTTGTTCCCAATACAGGAACAACAGTACATTTTGAAGCTTTGAAGCCCTCTACGGTCGATCAGTATGAAATTGGTGTTAAAAAGAATGTCTTCAATAGCGCAGTGGCTGTTAACTTAACTGCATACCAGATTGTCAATAACAATACGTACACCACAGCAATAGTTGGTCCAGATGGTCAAGCAAACTCCAATACCAGTTTAAAAGAGTATGCAGGTAGGGTTAGAAGCAGAGGGGCGGAACTGGATATTACGGGAAATCCTTTAAGCAATCTGTCCTTGATTGGGGGAGTTTCTTATAACCATGCAGAATATACAGAAACTCCTGACAAAACCGGTTATGTTGAAAACCAAAGATTAGTCAGAACACCGGCTGTAACGGCCAATGCTTCCGTATTTTATACCTTCACCCGTTTTGCCAAAGGATTGAAGATCGGAACAACAGCCTTCTACACCGGTGACAGAAAAGCGGGCTGGAACGACCTTAAAAACCAAAAACAGATTACCCGAATGATCGACGTTGGCGGCTTCACCACCATAGATGTCAGTATGGGCTACGAATGGAAAAAATTAGTAATTCAGGGAAAAATCGGAAACCTGTTCGATGTAGTGAATTACAACGTCCATGAAAATTACTCTGTGAATCCCATTACTCCACGAAACTATTATTTCACATTAACCTATAAATTGTAGTATTTTTATTTAAGTTATCATTTCCTTATGTAAAGTGGAAGTTGCAATTTTGCAGCTTCTGCTTTTTGGATTTAAAAGAATAAACATTCAGATATGGACAAGATTAAGGATACAAGAAGTTTTATGAGGATTACGCATCGTTACCTGGGATATTTTCTTGCAGGAATAATGGCGGTCTATGCCTTCAGCGGTGTACTGTTGATTTACAGAGATACGGATTTCCTTAAAAAAGAAAAAAAATACGATAAGGTGATTGCGAAGGATCTTACTGAGAAACAACTGGGAAAAGAACTAAAATAAAAAATTTTGAAGTTGAAAAAACCGAAGGTACCGTGCTGATCTTTAAACAGGGAGCTTACAACCAAGCAACCGGTGAAGCGAAATACAGCAAAATGGAACTTCCGTCTGTTATTGATAAAATGACAAAACTGCATAAAGCACAATCGAAAGACAGGCTGTCACCTCTTAATGCTTTTTTCGGAATTTCGCTGCTTTTCTTTGTGATCTCAAGTTTCTGGATGTTCAACCCGAAATCAAAGGCTTTTAAAAGAGGGATGATTTTTACGGTTGCAGGACTTGTTGTATCAATCATTTTACTGCTGATTTAAATATAAAATTATTCCTTAAAGTGTTAAAAAAATAAAATATTTTAATTAATAATTACCGGTACAAATTTCAAAAAAGACCTGAAATTGAGCATCGTGGCACATTTGTTGTTTCTCCTATGCTTTAAGAATAATAAACATTAATTATTAAAAATTATAAATTATGAAAAAACTACTTTTATCAGGAATATTAGCTGCAGCTGGATTAACGTCTACCATGAATGCACAGATTCAGGAAGGAAACTGGATTGTTGGTAGTAGTTTGGTAACAAGTAACTTTGGCCTTAACACAGGGGCAGGGTATGATTTTGCCATTCAGCCGAAAGCCGCTTATTTTATTAAAGATAATGTTGCAGTCGGTGGATATGTAAACTTAGGATTTATGAAACCTGGAAAAGGAGAAGCCACACAATTTAATTATGCTGTTGGTGCCTTAGGACGTTATTATATTTCACCAGGTGAAAAAGGAGTTGACAATTTATTGAACCACGGACGTTGGTTCTTTGAAGGTAATGTAGGTGTAGGTGGTACTTCTGTAGAAAACGGAATCTCCACTACCGGCCTTGATTTCGGTGTAGGACCTGGTTACTCTTATTTTATCACTCCAAACATCGGGGTTGAAGGTCTACTAAAATATAATGGTGTTACTGGTTTCGGAAACGAAGGATTGACCTCTAAATTGAGCTTTAACGTTGGGTTCAGCATCTATTTACCCACTTCAAAAGGAAGAGATATTGTAAATGACGTTAAATAAACGGTAATCACTTTAACCCATACTTATCGTATACAAATGAAATCGCCCCGGAAATTTTTCGGGGCGATTTTCTTACAAATTAAAACTAAACTATAAAAAATCAAATAAATCATGTATTAGGTTGAGGGGTATATCTCAGATAAGGCTTTATTTCAGTAACACCCTTTGGAAATATCTTTCTGGCATCTTCTGTAGAAATCGTTGGGGGAACGATGACGTCATCTCCATCCTTCCAGTTGACAGGCGTTGCTATTTTATGAGAATCTACTAACTGCAGAGAATCGAGTACTCTTAAAATTTCATCGAAATTTCTTCCTGTAGATGCGGGATACGTTATGATTAACCTCACTTTCTTTTCCGGATCTATAATGAGTAAAGACCGTACAGTGGCTGTCGCTGAGGCATTCGGATGAATAAAATCATACAGTTCCGAAACCTTTCTTCCTTTGTCCGCAATAATGGGAAACTGTACTTCTGTATTTTGAGTTTCATTAATATCTTTAATCCAGTTCTGATGGTCTTCTACTCCATCCACACTTAAGGCTATCACTTTTGTTCCCCTTTTCTCAAATTCGGATTTTAACTTTGAGGTATAGCCAAGTTCTGTAGTACAAACCGGTGTATAGTCTGCCGGATGTGAGAAAAGAATTCCCCATGAATTTCCTAAATAATGATAAAAATCAATATCACCTAAAGATGATTCAGCTTGAAAGTTCGGTGCGGTGTCTCCCAGTTTAATTGACATAATATTCTGCTTTGTTAGTCTACAAATTTAGTAGACTTTTTAATACTGGCAAAATTTTTGTTTAAAATTTTTTATATTTAATTAAAATAATTCTTAAGTTCATGCAAAAAAATGGTTTAAGCTACATCGATGTCGTCTATAGAGTCCTGGAAAACTGGTATATTAAATTTGCAGAACTTACTCCCAAATTAATCGTAGGGATTTTAGTATTCTCTTTTTTTCTGATCACGAGTAAATATTTAAGTTTATTCTCTGTTAAAATTTTCCACAAACTATTTCCCAAGAGTAAAAAAGAAAGCTCACTGGTCACTTTAATCAGTATTTTCAGGTTTGTCATCATGCTGATGGGCACATTCATAGCCTTGGAAATCATGGGATTCAGCGGTTTTCTGTGGAAATTTATAGGAAGTTTAGGAGTCGCAGGGGTTATTGCCGGTGTTGCCTTAAAAGATTTGGTATCCAGTATATTCTCCGGCATGCTGATTGGCATTGATAAAGCATTTAAGGTGGGGGATTATATTACCATCGGTACCCATTCAGGAACCGTACAGGAAATTGGTTTTTTAACAACCAAGATCATTACTGATGACGGGAAGAAAGCCTACATCCCCAATCAGGTTATTTTCAATGCTCCTTTCTATAATATAACGGCTTCACCTCAACGGAAGATTATTTTAAATTTTGAAATTCCGGCTGATGAGGATATTTACAAAGCTCAGCGGGGTGTTTCAGAGGTTATTAAAAATCTTGAAGATGTAGACCGATTAGATACTGCTGAGGTTATTTTCACAGATTTAAAACAGGGAACATTCAATCTGCAGGTAAAATTCTGGATGAAGGTTGGGGCTAATATGGTTCACTTAAAAAGTGATGCCTTGATGAAGATCAAAGCACGTCTTGACAGCGATGATATTCAGCTGGTAACGCCTACCAGTATCAATATTACAAATGGAGAAGGTTTCATTAACGAAAATCACGATTAAAATAAAGACTGCCTAAGAAGGCGGTTTTTTTTTTATGAGTTATACAGATCTATCCTTAATTTTCAAAAAAATAAACCGTTCCAAAAATGAAACGGTTTTTATTTTATATAAGAATTTCAGTATTATGCTAAAACTTCTTTTACTTTGTTGGCTGCTTCTTCTAAAGTAATTGCAGAATGTACAGGAAGACCTGAATCATCGATTAACTGCTTCGCTTCAACAGCATTTGTTCCCTGCAATCTTACGATTAACGGAACCGGAAGGCTTCCCATCGCTTTATAAGCGTCAACTACACCCTGAGCTACTCTGTCGCATCTTACGATACCCCCAAAGATATTGATCAGGATCGCCTTTACGTTTGGATCTCTAAGGATAATTCCGAAAGCAGTCTGTACTCTTTGAGCATCAGCAGTTCCACCCACGTCCAGGAAGTTGGCAGGGTTACCACCGGATAATTTAATGATATCCATGGTAGCCATTGCCAGACCTGCACCATTCACCATACAGGCAACGTTACCGTCCAGTTTTACGAAGTTAAGACCGGCTTCACCCGCTTCAACATCAATAGGATCTTCTTCTCTCGTATCTCTAAGCGCCTCAAGATCTTTGTGACGGAATAATGAGTTTCCATCCAAAGTTACTTTAGCATCTACAGCGATAATTTTATTATCAGAAGTTTTCAGCACAGGGTTGATTTCAAAAAGAGAGGCATCAATTCCTGTATATGCATTGTATAAAGAAGAGATAAATTTTACAAATTCTTTAAATGCATTTCCTTCAAGACCTAAATTGAAAGCAATTTTTCTGGCCTGGAAACCCTGAAGACCCAAAGCAGGATCGATCAGTTCATTGTGAATCAAATGAGGAGTTACCTCAGCAACGTGCTCGATATCCATTCCACCTTCAGTAGAATATACGATCGTATTTTTACCTTCAGCTCTGTCTAAAAGAATAGAAACATAAAATTCTTTAGTTTCTGTTTCTCCCGGATAATATACATCCTCTGCAACCAATACAGAATTTACCAATTTGCCTTCAGCAGAAGTCTGCGGAGTAATCAACTGCATTCCGATGATGTTCTGCGCGTTTTCTTTAAGTTTATCCATATTCGGAGAGAACTTAACACCGCCTCCTTTACCACGTCCGCCTGCGTGAATCTGTGCTTTTACAACCCATCCCTGAGCGCCGGTTTCAGCAGTTAGTTTTTCAGCAGCCGCTACCGCTTCGTCTACGTTATTTGCTACGTAACCACGTTGGATAGCTACTCCGTACTTTGATAAAATCTCTTTTGATTGATACTCGTGAAGA encodes:
- a CDS encoding GNAT family N-acetyltransferase, whose protein sequence is MLYKLKIYHTASHLPENWNTVVGDYNIMLSKEYFQALEMSSPENMDCFLMGFFQNEELIGGALFQYLDFYAHATFQKNEVGYTIRNFFAKKLSRDVMILGNNMLTGQNGFYFNPQKIDSGQTIRLLSDACDKMQKEIRKTSLIIYKDYQARFITHFKGEKYKPYVRFSVQPNMMLILRETWKNFDDYLSDLSKKYRVRAKSARKKNEETVKTELTLSDIVTYQAQLNRLYQNVAENASFNTFFLSKDHFRTMKENLGQDFKIFGYFSEGELIGFYTLMINGEDIDTYFLGYHKELQKEKQLYLNMLLDMVDFAISNRYQRIIFGRTALEIKSTVGAEPLAIFGLIKHNNSMINLFMKSIFFLISPKVRWIQRRPFKQKGKKAESDAE
- a CDS encoding ABC-F family ATP-binding cassette domain-containing protein, with the protein product MNYVSVENLTKSYGIKVLFENVSFHVNEGDKIAIVAKNGSGKSTLLKILMGKEIADSGNVMINKDIQVVLFDQEIDFDPDLTIDEFMMTLDSAPILALKNYHKSLHSTDHDFIEKALSEMEAHKAWDLENEMKQILSQLKITDLEARMGTLSGGQIKRVALAKLLTETRAEHRHTLLIMDEPTNHLDVEMVEWLESYLSKAKITLLLVTHDRYFLDAVCGIIWEMEDKNLYVHNGSYATYLENKMIREDNMNATIDKANNLYRKELEWMRRQPKARTTKSKSRIDDFYETEKIAKTDTRKESLELDFEMKRLGNKILELRNISKSYGDKLLLKDFSYQFQRGEKVGIVGKNGAGKSTLLNIIQGLEPKDSGEIETGETIKFGYFSQKGLQYKEDERVIDFIKEISENFPLANGRTISASQFLRLFLFDDQTQYSPISKLSGGEKRRLHLMYILYQNPNFLIFDEPTNDLDLPTLTVLENFLLNFQGSLIIVSHDRYFMDRIVDHILAFEGDGKIKDFIGNFSEYREAKSKEEALGKTTASKPEPVKENITPVPPAAKKKKLSFKEQRELEMIEKEMPELEEKRAKILDQLNNESDYEKIATLSAQLEDISENLESHEMRWIELQEALGEG
- a CDS encoding Gfo/Idh/MocA family oxidoreductase, with amino-acid sequence MQLVKVGLCAFGMSGKIFHAPFLKEHPGFFISAVVERSREDSKEKYPDADIYRSVEDMLQSADIELVIVNTPVQTHFEYVKMALEAGKNVIVEKPFTVNVSEAEELVRLAEEKGLFLSVYQNRRFDRDFLQVQKVINENRLGHIKEAEIRFDRFRTTASGKAHKEDPEATGSGALHDLGAHLVDQAVQYFGFPEKLFADVFSMKGKEFANDYFEIILYYENGLRVRLKSSVFSKEAHYAYTVHGDKGSFLQERSDNQENELVTGAVPLYGQDWMNPLSESDGILNYINDHSETERLLTSSEPGNYMNYYQNIYEHMVFGYYLPSPAEEIIQNMKIIEAALESSNAQRVISLG
- a CDS encoding TonB-dependent siderophore receptor; this encodes MKKDLMTVGLLLSAICFTAQMKKTETDTIRIQTIEDVNLHKTGNPNKAKPLSTKSNLTVMETPQPIAIVTHEIIEQQQARQLSDVIKNVNGIYITSSRGGSQDSFGGRGFTFGNDNIFKNGSRVSSGVFPEVTGLERVEVLKGANAMLYGNVGPGGIVNLITKKPKFEFGGTLGFSAGSWNSYKPTVDIYSPLSKNVAVRVNGAYEYAESFRDLVKSKKNYLNPSFLFNLSENTQLIVEGDYLYHNFTPDFGIGSVVDDATGISRLATEISRNQFLGTDWQYQTTQQATTDVILNHKFNKNWALNAVASYQNYTKDYFSTERIRWIYNSKDNNFNPAWTRPVGKTYNEQNYTSLQINLNGEFKTGNIHHKLLVGTDGDYSQADTQNFKLSTTTLDKFFLNDPSTWINEAPMPASDKTFRRRISTRRFGLYAQDLVELTKSLKVLAGVRYSYLTNGESSDKIFMPGFTPPAASAKTEDHAFSPKAGIIYNPNDNISVFATYTNSFVPNTGTTVHFEALKPSTVDQYEIGVKKNVFNSAVAVNLTAYQIVNNNTYTTAIVGPDGQANSNTSLKEYAGRVRSRGAELDITGNPLSNLSLIGGVSYNHAEYTETPDKTGYVENQRLVRTPAVTANASVFYTFTRFAKGLKIGTTAFYTGDRKAGWNDLKNQKQITRMIDVGGFTTIDVSMGYEWKKLVIQGKIGNLFDVVNYNVHENYSVNPITPRNYYFTLTYKL
- a CDS encoding peroxiredoxin; this translates as MSIKLGDTAPNFQAESSLGDIDFYHYLGNSWGILFSHPADYTPVCTTELGYTSKLKSEFEKRGTKVIALSVDGVEDHQNWIKDINETQNTEVQFPIIADKGRKVSELYDFIHPNASATATVRSLLIIDPEKKVRLIITYPASTGRNFDEILRVLDSLQLVDSHKIATPVNWKDGDDVIVPPTISTEDARKIFPKGVTEIKPYLRYTPQPNT
- a CDS encoding mechanosensitive ion channel family protein, whose protein sequence is MQKNGLSYIDVVYRVLENWYIKFAELTPKLIVGILVFSFFLITSKYLSLFSVKIFHKLFPKSKKESSLVTLISIFRFVIMLMGTFIALEIMGFSGFLWKFIGSLGVAGVIAGVALKDLVSSIFSGMLIGIDKAFKVGDYITIGTHSGTVQEIGFLTTKIITDDGKKAYIPNQVIFNAPFYNITASPQRKIILNFEIPADEDIYKAQRGVSEVIKNLEDVDRLDTAEVIFTDLKQGTFNLQVKFWMKVGANMVHLKSDALMKIKARLDSDDIQLVTPTSINITNGEGFINENHD
- the sucC gene encoding ADP-forming succinate--CoA ligase subunit beta; the encoded protein is MNLHEYQSKEILSKYGVAIQRGYVANNVDEAVAAAEKLTAETGAQGWVVKAQIHAGGRGKGGGVKFSPNMDKLKENAQNIIGMQLITPQTSAEGKLVNSVLVAEDVYYPGETETKEFYVSILLDRAEGKNTIVYSTEGGMDIEHVAEVTPHLIHNELIDPALGLQGFQARKIAFNLGLEGNAFKEFVKFISSLYNAYTGIDASLFEINPVLKTSDNKIIAVDAKVTLDGNSLFRHKDLEALRDTREEDPIDVEAGEAGLNFVKLDGNVACMVNGAGLAMATMDIIKLSGGNPANFLDVGGTADAQRVQTAFGIILRDPNVKAILINIFGGIVRCDRVAQGVVDAYKAMGSLPVPLIVRLQGTNAVEAKQLIDDSGLPVHSAITLEEAANKVKEVLA